The DNA window GTTCTCTTTCCTTGTAGAAGTCGGGCAAGGGACGAGCTTTGAAGCAAAGGCTGCAGCTTAGTTTTCTAAACTCATTTCCTGCTTTCTCCTACAAAAAGAACCAATCCCTTTGCCCATTTAGCACAGGAACAGGAACAACTGATGCTACAATCATAAGAAAAGACGTGAAATTGGGTTTGACTAGTCAACCTTTAATGTCTTTTGCTGCGTCTTCTGCACCTCCGTTGCATTGAATTTCTCCTCAAGTTTCtgaatttttcataaaaaaattggtTTTAGGAAGAGTACTAAACTACAAATCCAGTAAAAGGACAGGAAGTCCAATGCAAGAATGAGACAACTTATGCATCAGTTTCTTGCCTGTTTTCTCTTTGCAGCTCTTTCTTCAGTTCTCAGCATGAATGGAGTGGATACAGTTGGTGACGGTAGTTTGTTTCTGTAGGCCGACAACGACTTCGTGCAGCTGATACACAGGTAATCATTTTATCAGATCACATCAAACCAAGTATTGCTATTAAACCAAGTTACAACCATTGTTTCACATTCTTGAATTGATCATAAAGATTTAAGGTTTAATTATCATGCTCATATATGAGTAACGTCCGAATTTCTGTATAGTTTGCTCCCAATCAATATAAAAGCAGCAGCTTTTAGGAAAATATGGACTTACACTGCCGACAAGATGTGCCATTTAGGACCTGTTGTTTTTCTCCCTGAGGCTGAGGGATCTGGTGTTTTCTTCCTGTGCATTTTACATACAGATCAAGTTTATCGTCGTTGAACAGCATTagatgaatgaaatatttgtaTACAAGTTGAATTAGTTACCTCCTATTCTCAGTTTGAGGGGTGGCTGCTGCAGGATATGAAGACACACTACTCTTAGTAGATGCCTGCAATGAAAAAATAGGATTAGTTTCTTAAAAAATAAGCACAAAAAGATCAGATTGAATGCCACAAGAATCACCGGAGCAGGTGTCTTGAAAGGAGTCGGGCACTCTCCAGTCGTTCTAGTGGAACTGTGTGCTTCAATCCCCTTGTTCTTGGAAACCGGCTCTTTTTCAGACTCCCGGAAAGAGCCCAAGCTTAGCAAGGCACGCAACGACTTTGGAGACGATCTTCGCCCATCCAATGCGTCCCCATTGGACTTCCTTGTGCTGCGATTGACATGGCTCTCTCTATTGAGTTGTGGAGTCATGGCCTTTGCAGGCGTGGATGGGATTCTTCGCTGCTTGTGATGAGCGGACGTCTTCACTGAAGGAAGGCCTGTTCTTCTCTTGCTCATCATCCCTGATGTTACTTCCTCACTATCAACATTTTTGTTCTGCAAAAACACCAAAAATTTCAGAGCACAAACAttgcaattaaacaaaaatagagATAGCAAACCACCTTTAGCAATGGCTTCTCTATCTGTGAAGAAGTCTCACTAATCTCTGAAGCATCAGAAACTGCAGCACTATTTTCAAGATTACTTCTTCTAACTGAAGGCTGCTTTGATACTTGATTTCCTCTCACCACAccactctctctccctccatTGCTGATTCTCACTTTATCATCTCCCTTCACATCAAGAGTCTTGACATTCCCACTTCCCCAATCGGCTAAATCCGGTGGAGGGTTCAAAGAAACCCCTCCCTCCTCATGATCACCACCATCATCCTTCAAACCAACACTCTCATTTTGAGCCTTTTGAGATAAAGCAGCATTTTCTTGCTCAAGAAGTGCTGCAGCAGCAGCCCTTTGAGCTGCAATCCTCTTGTAATGAGCCTCGAAGAAGGCCTTCTTCTGTGCGACAGAGCCCGGCCTCGCGTAGCTCTCGGCCTCCTCCACGTATTTCTTGTGAGGGAATGTGGACCATCTCTCCCATGACAAGGAATCTGCTGTGAACCTCCCAAATGAAATGGATTCACCTAAAGCATGCATGTGATTCCCCTGCAAAGCAAGCATTTTTTCAATTTCCCAATTCAAACAAACCAATTATCAACTCATTCACAACCACAGACATGAAAATTGAGAATCTTGATTCACCACTGCAACTGCAAAGCAAACATTTTTTCAATATCCCAATtcaaacaaagcaaatatcaacTCATTCACAACCGCAgacatgaaaattgaaaaaatgagaATCTTGATTCGCCACTGCAACTGCAAAGCAAACATTTTTTCAGTTTCCCAATTCAAAGAAACCAAATATCAACTCATTCACAACCGCAgacatgaaaattgaaaaatgagaaTCTTGATTCACCACTGCAACTACAAAGCAAACATTTTTTCAATATCCCAATtcaaacaaagcaaatatcaacTCATTCACAACCGCAgacatgaaaattgaaaaaatgagaATCTTGATTCGCCACTGCAACTGCAAAGCAAACATTTTTTCAGTTTCCCAATTCAAACAAACCAAATATCAACTCATTCACAACCGCAgacatgaaaattgaaaaatgagaaTCTTGATTCACCACTGCAACTACAAAGCAAACATTTTTTCAATATCCCAATtcaaacaaagcaaatatcaacTCATTCACAACCGCAgacatgaaaattaaaaaaacgagAATCTTGAATCACCACTGCAACTGCAAAGCAAGCATTTTTTCAATTTCCCAATACAAAATAAAGCAAATACTATCAAGTCATGAAAAATGAGATTCATGATTCACACAACccacaaagaaaaagaagaaaagatttgattttgaaatgTATGGCTACCTGTTTGGATTCATTTGGAACAGCAGAAGCATAAGAGAAGCCATGCAAGAGACAAGAAGAATCTCCCATTGTATTTTACTGAGGAAATAAACAGCTTCaaacccaaaatggaaagaaagaagGGCGAAaggaaaataataatgatatgaTTATCATAATAATTTAGTGGAAAAGAATGTTAGTTTTGAGGTGTGAGGTATGAAGGTTTTGTTTAATGGCGTGTGCATAGTGAGAGCGATTTGAATTTCAAAAGAGAAAAAGCAGACGTTGGGACGCAAAAAGGTGGGCCCATGCGTATAAAAGGAGTACAACTACTATTTAAATTCTCCCACCTCTTTGTTTATGGATAAACTTTCCACTTTATACATAACGTAAGATTTCTCTTTTTCAAATCCGAAACCAATTGAATTTATTAACGTTGAAATATTAAGCATATGGACTTTACTTGTAAAGTGTTGGTGAGATTTAAATTTAAgacatttaatttgattaagcATTATGACTTGACTTGACTTAGACCTGACTTGATAATTGTGTCATTTTAGGATGATAGGTAAAATTAATTGTgtaaaattgaattatattatGTTTGTTCTTAAAATATAAACAGCATTTGAAATAGTAcgaattttaatgtacaattgaaaaagtaagagatatagaaagaaaaaatgactgaaatagtgttagtagagaatgagagaaaaaagtttctttaataaaattatgattttttttttgtgaaattagTTTTCTTGAGCAGTGCGTAGTTGATATAGTTGGAATTGCAACACTTGGTAAAATGAGAAATGACGGCATGTTTTTATAAGACAACGTCATTAGTATAAGATTCTTCTATTTAACCAACttttagtagtaataattaaattgtaaaGGATACTCATTCCAGCAACCAAATTTTAAAACTcaaatttaattacaaaatacacacgataTCTCATCTCATACTTATAAATATAGGGTTTGACTAAGTGTCAAAATCGTTCATTTCTTCTTCTTAGAATATCAAAATAGTGCAAGTGGGCATTTCTTAACGTAGGGTGCATGTCGATTTTGTCtgaaagtgaagtaaaaactgATTAAGGCTTTGTTGGTTAAAACTTGGGACAAAAATGTGATGTTTTTGCTTGTGGAAAAGGGTATTAATCCGTTGGAAAAATTGGTGAGGAAGAGTTGTTTGTTGAAGTGAAGATTAACGATGTAAAGCTTCGATCTACCTCTAGTTGCTACATCGCCACACAACAACTACTGTTACTTTTATTCCAACAATTAGATTGTCTGTCATGCATTTCAGAAATCCCAAAACCATCCGTTGAAACGAATAGCAATGCATCGGGATTTCTCAAGATACACGTGACGACAATCTCGTATAGAAGATGAAACACCATCTAGTGATTCAGGATCTCTGAAGATAAAGGAACAAGACCAAACTATTAGAAAAACAACCAAGATTTTATAAATCATCTTTCTCATTCGATTTACCAAAGAAAAGGTTGTTCTTTTTCGAGATAGATACAAAACGACAGAGTTTTACTATGAACACTACCATTCTCAGATTAGTTGTCTATTTACAAGGTATAGCTATTCTGTAATATACCAATGCTGGCTCATTGATTTTCTTCCTTCATTGCCCTCAGAATAGGATTTTCACTATCATGAGTTTCGTCgtcgtcatcttcatcatccAACTCGTCTAGTATGGACTGGTTTACAGTCTTGCGTGATTGCCTCCTGTGCTTCTTGGGTTCCAATCTTGGTTCAGCTTGCTTCACACCCAGTTCTCCGACCTTGAGCCTAAACCAAATTTCATCACAAGACGTTTATTGGAAGCAAGTATGCGCATATAGCTTTCATAATCTAAAATGAACATACCTCACACCACTCTCTCTTTTAGTTCCAAAAGTCCTGAGCTGAAACTCTTCTCTAATTTTAATCTCATCGAGCAGTTGAAGATAGTACGAAAATCTTTCCCAGTCTCCTTTGACTAGACACCCAGGCTCGCCTATATGCAGGCAATCACTGAAAGAACACTTCCCAGGCCAATCCTGTTCCAGCATTTTCCGAATCTGGGATATGAATCACTCAATCAATCAGCTCAATTTCCCAATAGCAtctaaaaatcaagaaaatctaGAAAACGCATCACTAGCAGAACCTCTGGGAAATATTGTGCGAGGGACTGCTTCGTTACTTTCATCAAACTAGGCTGGTTAAAGCCGGGGGTATCCGCAAGATATCCTCCTCCAGATAATGGAAGGAGCGACACATTTCGAGTAGTGTGTTTTCCTCTCCCACTCCTTGTCGACACTTCTCCAACACGCTGCTCTTCAAACCACTTGCTTCCTAGAGTCTGAACAATCCATTATTTGAAGGAGGCATTCAGAAATCATCAAACATGTCATAGCCAAACCTACTCTAGAAACAACAATGAAAGGCAAACGTACATGTTCAAACAAATTTTCATCTTCGACACCCCCAATAACACTTCTGTTGCCCCTTAAAGCATTGATCAAACTCGATTTACCAACACCGCTGGGACCGACAATCACAGAGGTCTGCTCTCTCAAAATAAACTGTAGCGTATCAAGGCCTCGTTTGGTATCAACACTACAGAAAACTGGTTCATAGCCCCACTGATGAAGCCGAGACTTCCATTCCTTCAGAGCCTTCAAAAGCCAATTAATTATAAGCACAAGTCAATTATAGGACAGCAACAGATACAAAAATGACATTTGATTTGAGTAAAGATGTGAAACGAGACTTCTAAAGCAAGACCTAATCCAATCAGAAAATGCCTAAATTAAGCCCTAAAACAGAAACAACTCCATGCCAAAAGAAATATGAACTCAAAttcaaagaaacaaaaaacTGAAGTTGAAATTTCATACCCCTTCGTCAGCGAGCTCTACTTTGTTGAGCGCAAGCGTGAGAGGAATTCCAGTGGATTCAGCCTCCACAAGGAATCTAGTAAGAGTAAACGGCTCGACGGTGGGCTGCTCAATCGAGAAAAGCACCAGCAAATGATCCACATTCGCCACAGGTGGATCCAAAATCTCGCTCTTACGCTCAAACACATTCTCAATCCGGCCGCCTTTATCCACCCAATCAATCGCTCCAACCAGAACCCTATCCCCAACCAAAACGCGCCTCTTTATCTTCTTCAGCACGTCTTTCACCACGCACAACAGCTCCATCCCCAAATTCCCCCAATCCTCCGACTGCGACGCCGAATTGACAACGACGCGCATGAAATTGGCCTGCGACGAAACAACCGTGCCGATTGCCTGATTCTCCGCGAGCGGTGGCTTGTCATCGGGAGAGAGGAGCGGCGCCAGGGAGGAGAATTGCTTCTTGAAGGTATCTCGAGCTCTGAGCACGTTTTTGTTGGGCTGGTGTTGCTTCTGCTGCTGTTGCCTTCTCGCATTGATAACGGCGGAGATGAAACGGTGCTGGCGGATGAGGAACGGCGGTAGGTTCTGCCGCAGAGATGAAATTGATGCGATTGTCATGAAGAAAACACAGAATTGTCGAAGGTGAATGAGCTGAGAGAGAAGGAGTGAAGAAAGCGGTTGGAGCAGCTTCTGGAATTTTCCGATTCATCACTCAGTAT is part of the Salvia splendens isolate huo1 chromosome 6, SspV2, whole genome shotgun sequence genome and encodes:
- the LOC121809259 gene encoding protein WVD2-like 7, with the protein product MGDSSCLLHGFSYASAVPNESKQGNHMHALGESISFGRFTADSLSWERWSTFPHKKYVEEAESYARPGSVAQKKAFFEAHYKRIAAQRAAAAALLEQENAALSQKAQNESVGLKDDGGDHEEGGVSLNPPPDLADWGSGNVKTLDVKGDDKVRISNGGRESGVVRGNQVSKQPSVRRSNLENSAAVSDASEISETSSQIEKPLLKNKNVDSEEVTSGMMSKRRTGLPSVKTSAHHKQRRIPSTPAKAMTPQLNRESHVNRSTRKSNGDALDGRRSSPKSLRALLSLGSFRESEKEPVSKNKGIEAHSSTRTTGECPTPFKTPAPASTKSSVSSYPAAATPQTENRRKKTPDPSASGRKTTGPKWHILSAVCTKSLSAYRNKLPSPTVSTPFMLRTEERAAKRKQKLEEKFNATEVQKTQQKTLKEKAGNEFRKLSCSLCFKARPLPDFYKEREPPNNQTKKPPAVQPQTAVLGRSVSNQKHGTISMPPPPPPPRIIAKSNVSKNLSRKKVINQSKFLSTSLPERMAHENASPNIQQ
- the LOC121809266 gene encoding small ribosomal subunit biogenesis GTPase RsgA 1, mitochondrial-like, giving the protein MTIASISSLRQNLPPFLIRQHRFISAVINARRQQQQKQHQPNKNVLRARDTFKKQFSSLAPLLSPDDKPPLAENQAIGTVVSSQANFMRVVVNSASQSEDWGNLGMELLCVVKDVLKKIKRRVLVGDRVLVGAIDWVDKGGRIENVFERKSEILDPPVANVDHLLVLFSIEQPTVEPFTLTRFLVEAESTGIPLTLALNKVELADEGALKEWKSRLHQWGYEPVFCSVDTKRGLDTLQFILREQTSVIVGPSGVGKSSLINALRGNRSVIGGVEDENLFEHTLGSKWFEEQRVGEVSTRSGRGKHTTRNVSLLPLSGGGYLADTPGFNQPSLMKVTKQSLAQYFPEIRKMLEQDWPGKCSFSDCLHIGEPGCLVKGDWERFSYYLQLLDEIKIREEFQLRTFGTKRESGVRLKVGELGVKQAEPRLEPKKHRRQSRKTVNQSILDELDDEDDDDETHDSENPILRAMKEENQ